The following are encoded in a window of Cucurbita pepo subsp. pepo cultivar mu-cu-16 chromosome LG12, ASM280686v2, whole genome shotgun sequence genomic DNA:
- the LOC111807290 gene encoding RING-H2 finger protein ATL2-like, translated as MAAEDDDDGGGLFSPSSFKSYALSGKIMLGAVIVLLFVVILMICLHLYVRLYLLSSSRRQSRSHRRRRRRRVQFEFTTEPRIAAASSRGLPQSILKSLPVFVHSMKPDPDPVYCAVCLSEFEESEIGRTIPKCNHSFHVGCIDMWFYSHVTCPLCRSEVKPVPGSESGPSNDPVEIVLDVCEPGSRSSEDEPVRECPVEMAASVELVDVELRPVADMSETTTSFVKSLSLKRILSRDATERDLEKEESAAVR; from the coding sequence ATGGCCGCCGAGGATGACGATGACGGCGGCGGACTCTTCTCTCCGTCGTCCTTCAAAAGCTACGCTCTCAGCGGCAAAATTATGCTCGGCGCAGTCATTGTGTTGTTATTTGTCGTTATCCTCATGATTTGTCTTCATCTCTATGTTCGATTATATCTCCTGTCCTCCAGCCGCCGACAATCCCGtagccaccgccgccgccgtcgccGCCGTGTGCAATTTGAATTCACAACCGAGCCTCGAATTGCCGCCGCTTCATCGCGTGGTTTGCCGCAGTCGATTCTCAAATCCCTACCCGTTTTCGTTCACTCGATGAAACCCGACCCGGATCCGGTTTATTGTGCGGTTTGTTTATCGGAGTTTGAAGAGAGTGAAATCGGGCGGACTATTCCCAAATGTAACCATAGCTTTCACGTGGGGTGTATTGATATGTGGTTTTACTCGCACGTGACCTGCCCGCTTTGTAGATCCGAGGTCAAACCCGTACCTGGATCCGAATCCGGCCCATCTAATGACCCGGTGGAGATAGTTCTTGATGTTTGCGAACCGGGTTCGAGATCTAGCGAGGATGAACCGGTTCGTGAGTGTCCGGTTGAGATGGCGGCATCGGTGGAGCTGGTGGATGTCGAGTTGAGGCCAGTAGCCGACATGTCGGAGACAACGACGAGTTTTGTGAAATCGTTGTCTTTGAAAAGGATTCTAAGTAGAGATGCAACGGAACGGGATCTGGAGAAGGAGGAATCGGCGGCCGTTCGTTGA
- the LOC111807634 gene encoding probable pectinesterase/pectinesterase inhibitor 21, translating into MSNGFDAEGDKKKKKIAVISVSSLILVAMVVAVTVGVNNAPQEDLDDGGGGGGGDAHDHGDDGEKVSSSTKAIKTICQPTDYKETCEESLMVEAGNTTDPKELVKAGFKIAVEKLNAAIRNSTTLQELAQDPRANQALQNCRELLEYAIDDLHDSYHRIGTFHVSKFEEFVNDLKIWLSAALTYEQTCLDGFENTTGDSGERMKEFLKSAQEMTTNGLGIVSELSNILGTLHAPAATGRRLLDTDMPLWVSDGKRRLMQMGTGAIKPDLVVAQDGSGKYKTINEALVDVPMKSNKTFVIYVKAGIYKEIVVIPKHMTHLTMYGDGPTKSVVTGNLNFVDGIQTFKTATFAAIGANFFVRDMGFVNTAGPTKHQAVALRVQSDRAIIYNCQIDGYQDTLYAHANRQFYRDCIISGTIDFVFGNSAAIFQNCKLVVRKPLDNQQCIVTAHGRLNRREPTALIFQGCHFMGDPAYLPFKKVNKAYLGRPWKQYSRTIIMGSQIDDLIQPEGWLPWMGDFALNTLFYAEVQNRGPGADQSHRVKWRGIRHITPQHAAAYTARRFIDGDAWIPVRGVPYSSGMM; encoded by the exons atgtcCAACGGATTTGATGCCGAAGGcgacaaaaagaagaagaaaatcgcCGTCATTAGCGTTTCTTCTTTAATACTCGTCGCTATGGTGGTTGCCGTCACCGTCGGCGTCAACAACGCTCCTCAAGAGGATCTCGACgacggcggcggaggcggaggcggCGACGCTCATGATCACGGTGACGACGGCGAGAAGGTTTCGTCATCAACTAAAGCAATCAAAACCATTTGTCAACCAACGGATTACAAAGAAACTTGCGAAGAGAGTTTAATGGTGGAAGCCGGCAACACAACCGACCCGAAAGAGCTTGTCAAAGCCGGGTTCAAAATCGCCGTGGAAAAACTTAACGCGGCGATTAGAAATTCCACTACGCTTCAAGAATTAGCTCAAGACCCAAGAGCCAACCAAGCTCTTCAAAATTGCCGCGAGTTATTGGAATACGCCATCGACGATCTCCACGATTCTTACCATCGAATCGGCACCTTCCACGTGTCGAAATTTGAGGAGTTTGTTAACGATTTAAAGATTTGGCTTAGTGCAGCTCTCACTTATGAACAAACTTGTCTTGACGGATTTGAAAACACTACTGGCGATTCcggagagagaatgaaagagtTTTTGAAGTCCGCTCAAGAAATGACCACTAACGGCCTTGGTATTGTCAGTGAATTGTCCAACATTTTGGGTACACTTCACGCGCCGGCAGCGACTGGGCGACGACTTTTGGACACTGACATGCCGTTGTGGGTTAGCGACGGAAAGCGGCGGCTAATGCAAATGGGGACGGGGGCGATTAAGCCCGACCTGGTGGTGGCTCAAGATGGGAGCGGGAAGTACAAGACAATAAATGAAGCTTTGGTTGATGTCCCGATGAAGAGTAATAAAACGTTTGTGATTTATGTCAAAGCCGGAATTTATAAGGAAATTGTTGTTATTCCTAAGCATATGACTCATTTGACCATGTACGGTGACGGACCGACCAAATCTGTTGTTACcggtaatttaaattttgtcgaCGGCATTCAAACTTTCAAGACAGCTACATTCG CTGCAATTGGAGCTAATTTCTTCGTTCGAGACATGGGATTTGTGAACACCGCTGGACCGACAAAGCACCAAGCTGTAGCCCTACGTGTCCAATCGGATCGAGCCATCATTTACAATTGTCAAATAGATGGGTACCAAGACACTCTCTACGCCCATGCTAACCGTCAGTTCTATCGAGATTGCATAATCAGTGGCACCATTGATTTCGTGTTTGGCAACTCTGCTGCTATCTTCCAGAATTGCAAGCTAGTGGTTCGTAAGCCATTGGACAATCAGCAATGCATTGTCACGGCTCACGGGCGGCTCAATCGTCGTGAACCGACGGCGTTGATCTTCCAAGGCTGCCACTTCATGGGCGACCCGGCTTACTTACCGTTTAAGAAAGTGAACAAGGCGTATTTGGGGCGGCCATGGAAGCAATATTCACGAACCATTATAATGGGGTCTCAAATCGACGACTTGATCCAGCCAGAAGGATGGTTGCCGTGGATGGGCGATTTTGCACTCAATACATTGTTCTACGCCGAGGTACAGAACAGAGGGCCAGGGGCTGATCAGAGCCATAGAGTAAAGTGGCGAGGAATTAGACATATTACGCCGCAGCACGCCGCGGCTTACACCGCCAGACGATTTATTGACGGCGATGCTTGGATTCCAGTCAGAGGGGTCCCCTATTCTTCTGGAATGATGTAA
- the LOC111806991 gene encoding multiple organellar RNA editing factor 3, mitochondrial: MAPRADLAKIGREGFELIDEYFGRVPATRRAAAAAAGRPALPQAPCKAEQPPRKMREKLPVPVNCNQNPDSTKNNLRCYSATIKLSTMAARRTFFSVLSRSFSSSSSSSFSLPSSISSRLRFAFPLLDRQSRIIPNSFNFPVRFRTSGSGYSPLNDPSPNWSNRPPKETILLDGCDYEHWLIVMEFPNDPKPSEEEMVNSYVKTLAAVVGSEEEAKKKIYSVSTSTYTGFGALISEELSYKVKELPGVLWVLPDSYLDVPNKDYGGDLFIDGKVYPRPQYRYTDRQQSGRVRPRPRYDRRRETMQVERSQPIQRQSWGQDQRDPMQQPPPSMDGQNTARSGVGDFSTNPGELNRGNH; this comes from the exons atgGCTCCTCGTGCTGACCTGGCAAAGATCGGAAGAGAAGGATTCGAACTAATTGACGAATACTTCGGTCGAGTACCGGCGACGAGAagagcggcggcggcggcggcggggaGGCCAGCTCTGCCGCAGGCGCCGTGTAAGGCGGAGCAACCTCCGAGGAAGATGAGAGAAAAGCTGCCTGTACCGGTGAACTGTAATCAG AATCCCGATTCAACCAAAAATAACCTACGGTGTTATTCCGCCACTATCAAGCTTTCAACAATGGCCGCTCGTCGAACATTTTTCTCTGTCCTTAGCCGAAgcttctcctcttcttcttcttcttccttctctcttccGTCTTCTATTTCTTCTCGCCTGAGATTTGCTTTTCCTCTGCTCGACAGACAGAGTCGAATAATCCCTAATTCATTCAATTTTCCAGTTCGATTCAGGACTTCGGGGTCCGGATACTCTCCACTCAATGATCCTTCTCCTAATTGGAGCAATCGACCTCCAAAAGAGACGATACTCCTCGATGGCTGTGATTACGAGCATTGGCTGATCGTGATGGAGTTTCCAAATGATCCGAAACCTTCGGAGGAGGAGATGGTGAACTCTTATGTCAAAACTCTAGCCGCTGTTGTGGGAAG CGAAGAAGAGgcgaagaagaaaatttactCTGTCAGTACAAGTACGTATACTGGCTTTGGTGCCTTGATTTCGGAAGAGCTGTCTTACAAAGTGAAAG AATTGCCAGGAGTTCTATGGGTTTTACCAGATTCATATCTTGATGTTCCAAACAAAGATTATGGAG GTGATCTGTTCATTGATGGAAAGGTCTACCCAAGACCGCAGTATAGGTACACCGATAGGCAACAATCTGGAAGAGTTAGGCCTCGTCCACGGTACGATAGACGCCGAGAAACTATGCAAGTTGAACGGAGCCAACCGATTCAGAGACAAAGCTGGGGTCAAGACCAGAGAGATCCAATGCAGCAACCACCACCATCCATGGACGGTCAAAATACAGCTCGAAGTGGTGTCGGAGATTTCTCGACAAATCCAGGCGAGTTAAATCGGGGTAATCACTGA
- the LOC111807330 gene encoding uncharacterized protein LOC111807330, translated as MDTSLVAGTLSMVANNGVGFAKFLNRLDILSNYSISATDSITDQIPPSSAAGALQLSAALFPVATIAPPPVKSISCRSSSRTFLRRKRRTKRRLYSSDDSEGGEDNGFDGGDFDGPYGGDGGGGGGRGWNFDRFGGSDWDESSSSSTSLNPAYYFVYEVICWIALSNCVHFAFKKVVRFAAEAIGNSERVKLFTRLISVC; from the coding sequence ATGGATACCTCTCTGGTCGCCGGAACGCTTTCAATGGTCGCCAACAATGGCGTCGGGTTCGCTAAATTCCTGAATCGCCTCGATATCCTATCCAATTACAGTATCTCCGCTACCGATTCAATCACCGACCAGATCCCACCGTCTTCCGCCGCTGGAGCTCTTCAATTATCGGCCGCTCTGTTCCCCGTCGCAACCATTGCTCCGCCGCCTGTCAAATCGATTTCGTGCCGATCGTCCTCTCGGACGTTTCTTCGTAGAAAACGACGCACGAAGCGTAGATTGTACAGCAGCGATGATTCCGAGGGCGGCGAGGATAATGGTTTCGACGGCGGCGATTTTGACGGACCGTACGGTGGAGAtggcggcggaggcggcggTAGGGGTTGGAATTTCGATAGATTTGGGGGGAGTGATTGGGACGaatcatcgtcttcttctacATCTTTGAATCCTGCGTATTATTTCGTTTACGAAGTGATTTGTTGGATCGCGCTCTCGAACTGTGTGCATTTTGCGTTCAAGAAGGTTGTTAGATTTGCAGCTGAAGCAATTGGGAACTCCGAAAGGGTAAAATTGTTCACGAGATTGATATCTGTTTGTTGA